A genomic stretch from Pseudomonas sp. MUP55 includes:
- a CDS encoding DUF3313 domain-containing protein has translation MKLRLMVSALCIASIGMAGCASNVTQPDEYSGFLSDYSRLKEAKSPSGVEVMRWVDPKLDLSRYNAVYIEPTQFYPKPQATTRIPDSTLRGINDYYNQALKRELARSMPLAKGPGPGVLVVRAAITAVSSKTQSLKPYEYVPVAFLAAAVSTGTGIRDQETTLGTEAQFLDGANGKVVAEVVRKGTGKPLSNDSQVMKADDVKSVIDGWASDLHQSYLKLR, from the coding sequence ATGAAACTTAGGCTAATGGTCAGCGCGCTGTGCATTGCCTCCATCGGCATGGCCGGTTGCGCCAGCAACGTCACGCAACCGGACGAGTATTCGGGCTTTCTGTCGGACTACAGCAGGCTTAAGGAAGCCAAGTCGCCCTCTGGCGTCGAGGTGATGCGCTGGGTCGATCCCAAACTCGACCTGAGCCGCTACAACGCGGTGTACATCGAGCCCACACAGTTCTACCCCAAGCCTCAAGCCACCACGCGAATTCCAGACAGCACCCTGCGCGGCATCAATGACTATTACAACCAGGCGCTCAAGCGTGAACTGGCCCGTTCAATGCCGCTGGCCAAAGGTCCGGGCCCCGGAGTGCTGGTGGTGCGCGCGGCGATTACGGCGGTCAGCAGTAAAACCCAAAGCCTCAAGCCATACGAATACGTGCCTGTTGCGTTCCTTGCGGCGGCAGTGAGTACTGGCACCGGAATTCGCGACCAGGAAACCACCCTGGGCACGGAAGCGCAGTTTCTCGATGGCGCCAACGGAAAAGTGGTTGCCGAAGTGGTGCGCAAAGGCACAGGAAAGCCGCTGTCAAACGACTCCCAGGTAATGAAGGCTGACGATGTGAAAAGCGTCATCGATGGATGGGCATCCGACCTGCATCAGTCTTATCTCAAGCTCCGATAG
- a CDS encoding GNAT family N-acetyltransferase, giving the protein MHPPEPPIVIQRFTEAHLEGVAALYNEPAVCRQVLQMPFQSIEAWRKRLVMDNERRLQLVALHGGEVIGQLGLEQYLRVRQAHVGSFGMGVATAWQGKGVGSKLLTAALDVADNWMNLHRVELTVYADNEAAHNLYRKFGFEVEGRWRDYALRDGVFVDTLSMARLRKPA; this is encoded by the coding sequence ATGCACCCACCTGAGCCACCCATCGTGATCCAGCGTTTCACCGAGGCCCACCTTGAGGGCGTCGCGGCGCTCTACAACGAACCGGCCGTATGCCGTCAGGTTCTGCAGATGCCTTTTCAGTCAATCGAAGCGTGGCGCAAGCGCCTGGTGATGGACAACGAGCGCCGACTGCAACTGGTGGCGCTGCACGGCGGTGAAGTGATTGGTCAATTGGGCCTGGAACAGTACCTGCGCGTGCGCCAGGCCCATGTGGGGTCATTCGGCATGGGGGTGGCGACCGCCTGGCAAGGCAAGGGCGTCGGTTCGAAATTGCTGACGGCCGCGCTGGACGTGGCCGACAACTGGATGAACCTGCACCGGGTGGAACTCACGGTGTACGCCGACAACGAAGCAGCGCACAACCTGTATCGCAAATTCGGCTTCGAGGTCGAAGGGCGCTGGCGCGACTACGCCCTGCGTGACGGTGTCTTCGTCGACACCTTGAGCATGGCGCGCCTGCGCAAGCCGGCTTAA
- a CDS encoding glycerate kinase, which produces MKIIIAPDSFKDSLSAAGVAQAIAQGLAQVWPDAQLVQCPMADGGEGTVEAVLAACNGQLRSQTVQGPLGGRVQAHWGWLADSHTAIIEMAEASGLQLVAPGQRDACASSTFGTGELIRAALDQGARRIILAIGGSATNDGGAGAMQALGVQLFDAHDQPLAPGGLALGGLARIRLENLDPRLAQVSFEIAADVNNPLCGAHGASAIFGPQKGASPAQVQQLDAALGHFADHCAKVLPKDVRDEPGSGAAGGLGFAAKAFLGAQFRAGVEVVAELVGLDAAVRGADLVITGEGRFDAQTLRGKTPFGVARIARRHKVPVIVLAGTLGDGYEQMYAHGVDAAFALPSGPMSLEEACREAPRLLRERASDIARVWRLARPVA; this is translated from the coding sequence ATGAAAATCATCATCGCCCCCGACTCGTTCAAAGACAGCCTGAGTGCCGCAGGGGTCGCCCAGGCCATTGCGCAAGGGCTGGCCCAGGTCTGGCCTGACGCGCAGTTGGTGCAATGTCCGATGGCGGATGGCGGTGAAGGTACGGTCGAGGCGGTGCTCGCTGCGTGCAACGGCCAATTGCGCAGCCAAACGGTGCAGGGGCCGCTGGGGGGCAGGGTGCAGGCACATTGGGGCTGGTTGGCCGACAGCCACACCGCAATCATCGAAATGGCCGAGGCCAGCGGCCTGCAACTGGTCGCGCCGGGGCAGCGCGATGCCTGCGCCAGCAGCACGTTTGGCACTGGCGAGCTGATCCGCGCCGCGCTGGATCAGGGCGCCCGGCGCATTATCCTGGCGATTGGCGGCAGCGCCACCAACGATGGCGGCGCGGGCGCGATGCAAGCGTTGGGCGTGCAGTTGTTCGATGCACACGACCAGCCACTGGCCCCCGGTGGCTTGGCCCTCGGCGGCCTGGCGCGTATCCGTCTGGAGAACCTTGACCCACGGCTGGCGCAGGTCAGCTTCGAGATCGCGGCGGATGTGAACAACCCGCTGTGCGGTGCCCATGGCGCCTCGGCGATTTTCGGCCCGCAGAAAGGCGCCAGCCCCGCGCAGGTTCAACAGCTGGACGCCGCGCTTGGGCATTTTGCCGACCACTGCGCCAAGGTGCTGCCCAAGGACGTTCGCGACGAACCCGGCAGCGGCGCGGCCGGTGGCCTGGGCTTTGCGGCCAAGGCCTTCCTGGGCGCACAGTTTCGCGCAGGCGTTGAAGTGGTGGCCGAACTGGTGGGCCTCGACGCCGCCGTGCGCGGCGCCGATCTGGTCATCACTGGCGAAGGCCGCTTCGACGCCCAGACGCTGCGCGGTAAAACCCCGTTTGGCGTGGCGCGCATCGCCCGCCGTCACAAGGTCCCGGTGATCGTGCTCGCCGGCACCCTGGGCGACGGTTACGAGCAGATGTACGCCCACGGTGTGGATGCCGCGTTTGCATTGCCATCCGGGCCGATGAGCCTGGAAGAGGCATGCCGCGAGGCGCCGCGCCTGTTGCGCGAGCGGGCTTCGGATATTGCAAGGGTGTGGCGCTTGGCACGGCCTGTGGCTTGA
- a CDS encoding sugar diacid recognition domain-containing protein, protein MFELDHELAQDIVDRTMAILPYNVNVMDSQGLILGSGEPERINTRHEGAQLVLANGRVVEIDGQTAKHLKGVLPGINLPLMHDQRLIGVLGITGEPEGLRTYAELVRMTAEMLVSQRHQQAEQQWRRQRCDDLLALLLADTGDAPRLVDEAQQLGLKPQLARTPYLFELGVGQSAEALSAWLTSRYPDSWCVSSAQLSLLWCRPTSVQVDNLRLLEKLDGLGWNILRVAVGGQADGLAGLRRCYRRVSDLLAYGRDILPHSRLLMLNRYRLPVMLWRHRNDDALDELLNPLRKVLAKDSNGQLLATLRSWCEHDGQSQACADALGIHRNSLRYRMERIAELSGVDPLTLDGMLALYLGVQLLPQALSK, encoded by the coding sequence ATGTTCGAGCTGGATCATGAGTTGGCACAGGATATCGTCGATCGCACCATGGCGATCCTGCCCTACAACGTCAACGTCATGGACAGCCAGGGCCTGATCCTCGGCAGCGGCGAGCCGGAGCGCATCAACACCCGGCACGAAGGCGCCCAACTGGTGCTGGCGAACGGGCGCGTGGTCGAAATCGACGGCCAGACCGCCAAGCACCTCAAAGGCGTGCTGCCAGGCATCAACCTGCCGCTGATGCATGATCAGCGCCTGATCGGCGTACTGGGTATCACCGGCGAGCCGGAAGGCCTGCGGACCTACGCTGAGCTGGTGCGCATGACCGCCGAGATGCTGGTCAGCCAGCGGCATCAGCAGGCCGAGCAGCAGTGGCGGCGCCAGCGCTGCGACGACCTGCTGGCACTGCTGTTGGCCGATACGGGAGACGCGCCGCGCCTGGTCGATGAAGCGCAACAACTGGGCCTCAAGCCGCAACTGGCGCGTACGCCTTATCTGTTCGAGCTGGGCGTGGGGCAGTCGGCCGAAGCCTTGAGCGCCTGGCTCACGTCGCGTTACCCGGACAGCTGGTGCGTGAGTTCGGCGCAGTTGTCCCTGTTGTGGTGTCGCCCGACGTCCGTGCAGGTCGATAACCTGCGCCTGCTGGAAAAGCTCGATGGCCTGGGCTGGAATATCTTGCGGGTGGCCGTGGGTGGGCAGGCGGACGGGTTGGCCGGGTTGCGTCGTTGCTATCGGCGCGTCAGTGATTTGCTGGCCTACGGTCGCGATATCCTGCCGCACTCGCGGCTGTTGATGCTCAACCGCTATCGTCTGCCGGTCATGCTCTGGCGCCACCGCAACGACGATGCCCTGGATGAATTGCTCAACCCGTTGCGCAAAGTCCTCGCCAAGGACAGCAACGGCCAACTGCTGGCCACGCTGCGCAGCTGGTGCGAGCACGACGGGCAAAGCCAGGCCTGTGCTGACGCGCTGGGCATTCACCGCAACAGCCTGCGTTACCGCATGGAAAGGATCGCCGAGTTGAGCGGCGTCGACCCGCTGACCCTGGATGGCATGCTGGCGCTGTACCTGGGCGTGCAACTGTTGCCCCAGGCATTGTCAAAATGA
- a CDS encoding MFS transporter, protein MSQSAAAALATDDDKNAIYKRVTLRLIPFIFICYLFNYLDRVNVGFAKLQMLDALKFSETVYGLGAGIFFIGYVLCGVPSNLALTRFGPRRWIALMMIVWGTLSTCLLFVTTPTHFYTLRLFTGAAEAGFFPGVVLYLSQWFPTFRRGRIMALFMSAIPVSGLLGSPFSGWILNHFAGGQGGLAGWQWMFLLQGIPTVILGALAYFLLSDSFANAKWLKPHERAVLEADKATDLANKPKTSTDSLAEVFKNPAIWAFGLIYFCIQSGVYAINFWLPSIIKNLGFSDNLVIGWLSAIPYLLAAVFMLLVGRSADLRKERRWHLVVPMLMGAIGLVIAVNFATTPAIAILGLTIATMGALTGLPMFWPVPTAMLSAGAAAGGLALINSMGQMAGFLSPYIVGFVKDATGSTDVALYLLAAVIVAGSVLALRMTRTLKV, encoded by the coding sequence ATGTCACAGAGCGCCGCTGCAGCACTGGCCACCGATGACGATAAAAACGCCATCTACAAGCGCGTTACCCTGCGCCTGATCCCCTTCATCTTTATCTGCTACCTGTTCAACTACCTTGACCGGGTGAACGTTGGCTTTGCCAAGTTGCAGATGCTCGACGCGTTGAAATTCAGTGAAACCGTGTACGGCCTCGGTGCCGGGATTTTCTTTATCGGCTACGTGCTGTGTGGCGTGCCGAGCAACCTGGCACTGACCCGGTTCGGGCCAAGGCGCTGGATTGCACTGATGATGATTGTGTGGGGCACCTTGTCCACGTGCCTGCTGTTCGTGACCACGCCGACGCATTTCTACACCTTGCGTCTGTTTACCGGTGCTGCCGAGGCAGGTTTCTTCCCCGGCGTGGTGCTGTACCTCTCGCAGTGGTTTCCGACGTTCCGCCGGGGCCGCATCATGGCGCTGTTCATGTCGGCGATTCCGGTCTCCGGTTTGCTCGGCAGCCCGTTTTCCGGCTGGATTCTCAACCACTTTGCGGGAGGTCAAGGCGGCCTCGCCGGCTGGCAGTGGATGTTCCTGCTGCAAGGCATCCCCACGGTGATCCTCGGCGCCCTCGCCTACTTCCTGCTCAGCGACAGCTTTGCCAATGCCAAGTGGCTCAAGCCCCACGAACGCGCGGTGCTGGAAGCTGACAAGGCCACCGACCTTGCGAACAAGCCGAAAACCAGCACCGACTCCCTGGCCGAGGTGTTCAAGAACCCGGCGATCTGGGCGTTCGGCCTGATCTATTTCTGCATCCAGAGCGGCGTCTACGCGATCAACTTCTGGCTGCCGTCGATCATCAAGAACCTGGGTTTCAGCGATAACCTGGTGATCGGCTGGCTCAGTGCGATCCCGTACCTGCTGGCCGCGGTGTTCATGTTGCTGGTGGGCCGCTCCGCGGACTTGCGCAAGGAGCGTCGCTGGCACTTGGTGGTGCCGATGTTGATGGGCGCGATTGGCCTGGTGATCGCGGTGAATTTCGCCACCACCCCAGCGATCGCCATTCTCGGCCTGACCATCGCCACCATGGGCGCCCTCACCGGCCTGCCGATGTTCTGGCCGGTGCCCACCGCCATGCTCAGCGCAGGCGCAGCGGCGGGCGGCCTGGCCTTGATCAATTCCATGGGCCAGATGGCCGGGTTTCTGAGCCCGTACATCGTCGGGTTCGTGAAGGATGCGACGGGGTCCACCGATGTGGCGCTGTACCTGCTGGCGGCGGTTATCGTCGCCGGCAGTGTGCTGGCGTTGCGGATGACGCGCACCTTGAAGGTATAA
- a CDS encoding SDR family oxidoreductase produces MTTSLSGKTIIVIGGSSGIGAAVAKAAAERGANVVVAGRRLTSALHDGIRSEPVDVSDSASLQRLFETVGRFDHLVYTSGPSVKAKTLVDTDLDEAQANFNVKLWGALRTIQQALPFLHERGSISLTSGQLGRKLVPGQFIKIGINAATEALGKQLAKELAPRRVNVISPGVIDTPAYAGLGEEQRLAMFAKAGAALPVGRIGQAQEVAAGYVLAMENGYMTGAVIDIDGGGLL; encoded by the coding sequence ATGACAACGTCTCTCAGCGGCAAAACCATTATCGTGATCGGTGGCAGCAGCGGCATCGGCGCGGCCGTCGCCAAGGCTGCGGCAGAGCGCGGTGCAAACGTGGTGGTGGCGGGGCGCCGCCTGACGTCGGCGCTGCACGACGGCATTCGCAGCGAACCGGTGGATGTCAGCGACAGCGCCTCGTTGCAGCGCCTGTTCGAAACCGTGGGGCGCTTTGATCACCTGGTCTACACCTCCGGCCCTTCGGTCAAGGCCAAAACCTTGGTCGACACCGACCTGGACGAAGCCCAGGCCAACTTCAACGTGAAACTCTGGGGCGCGTTGCGCACGATTCAACAGGCACTGCCGTTTCTGCATGAGCGCGGCAGCATCAGCCTGACCTCCGGCCAGTTGGGGCGCAAATTGGTGCCGGGGCAATTCATCAAGATTGGCATCAACGCCGCCACCGAAGCGCTGGGCAAGCAGTTGGCCAAGGAGCTGGCGCCGCGCCGCGTCAATGTGATCAGCCCCGGTGTGATTGACACACCGGCTTATGCCGGGCTTGGGGAAGAACAGCGCCTGGCGATGTTTGCCAAGGCGGGCGCAGCCTTGCCGGTTGGGCGCATCGGCCAGGCGCAGGAAGTGGCGGCGGGGTATGTACTGGCCATGGAAAACGGCTATATGACCGGCGCCGTGATCGATATCGACGGCGGCGGCCTGTTGTAA
- a CDS encoding LysR family transcriptional regulator translates to MTSIVDLEVFVRTADTGSLSGAARALGLTPAAASIALKRLETRLGLRLFARSTRSMRLTEEGRRYLDSVRVALAALNEGEQALKQQSQGLTGLLQVAAPSDFGRNVVLGWLDAFKAEHPNIRLQLMLNDSNADLFRDTVDIALRFGVPRDSSLVALPIAPDHHRVACASPAYLARHGTPQHPTQLSGHSALRYMRQGQVSKTWRFCQGAHVEEVEVSGDFLSDDGEVVRRWALAGHGIAYKARLDVVGDLAAGRLVALFEGWQGEPAPFNLMCPHRLQVSERVKVLQRFLQARCQTLLNA, encoded by the coding sequence ATGACCTCGATCGTCGACCTTGAAGTGTTCGTGCGCACCGCCGATACGGGCAGCCTGTCTGGCGCGGCACGCGCGCTTGGCTTGACCCCGGCCGCCGCGAGTATCGCCCTCAAGCGCCTGGAAACCCGCCTCGGCCTGCGCTTGTTCGCCCGGTCCACCCGCAGCATGCGGCTGACGGAGGAAGGCCGGCGTTATCTGGACAGTGTGCGCGTCGCGCTGGCCGCATTGAACGAGGGTGAACAGGCGCTCAAGCAGCAAAGCCAGGGCCTGACCGGTTTGCTGCAAGTGGCGGCGCCCTCGGATTTCGGGCGCAATGTGGTGCTGGGCTGGCTGGACGCATTCAAGGCCGAACACCCGAACATCCGCCTGCAATTGATGCTCAACGACAGCAACGCCGATCTGTTTCGTGACACGGTCGACATTGCTTTGCGTTTTGGCGTGCCCCGGGACTCCAGCCTGGTGGCCCTGCCCATCGCCCCGGACCACCACCGCGTCGCCTGCGCGAGCCCCGCCTACCTGGCGCGGCACGGCACGCCGCAACACCCCACGCAACTGTCAGGACACAGCGCGTTGCGTTACATGCGCCAAGGCCAAGTCAGCAAAACCTGGCGCTTTTGCCAGGGTGCGCACGTGGAAGAGGTCGAGGTCAGCGGTGACTTTCTCAGTGACGACGGCGAAGTCGTGCGGCGCTGGGCCCTGGCCGGACACGGCATCGCCTACAAGGCCCGACTGGATGTGGTGGGCGACCTTGCCGCCGGCCGACTGGTGGCGCTGTTTGAAGGGTGGCAAGGCGAACCGGCACCGTTCAACCTGATGTGCCCCCATCGCCTGCAGGTATCGGAACGGGTGAAGGTACTGCAACGTTTTTTACAGGCGCGCTGCCAGACATTGCTCAATGCATGA
- a CDS encoding aldo/keto reductase, with amino-acid sequence MIYRTLGQSGLKVSALTLGTMMFGEQTSTEDSLRIIDKAWDQGINFIDTADIYTGGRSEEIVGEAIARNRQDWVLASKVGLGPADGLPNRNGLSRKRLFNALDASLARLDTDYLDIYYLHREDHDTPLEVTVSAMGDLIRQGKVRYWGLSNYRGWRIAEVIRVAERLGVDRPIISQPLYNIVNRQAEVEQITAAAAYGLGVVPYSPLARGVLSGKYAPDLTPEPGSRAARQDRRILETEWRVESLRIAQQIQQYTQGRGVGIVEFAIAWVLNNAAVSSAIVGPRTEAQWDAYTGALAVEITAEDEAFIDSLVTPGHSSTPGFNDVGHFVSGRMSRS; translated from the coding sequence ATGATTTACCGCACACTGGGCCAGTCCGGGTTGAAGGTCAGCGCACTGACGCTGGGCACCATGATGTTTGGCGAACAAACCAGCACCGAAGACTCGCTGCGCATCATTGATAAAGCCTGGGACCAGGGCATCAACTTTATCGACACCGCCGACATCTACACCGGCGGGCGCTCCGAGGAGATCGTCGGCGAGGCCATCGCGCGCAACCGCCAGGACTGGGTACTGGCCTCCAAGGTCGGGCTCGGCCCGGCAGACGGCCTGCCCAACCGCAATGGGCTGAGCCGCAAACGGCTGTTCAACGCGCTGGATGCCAGCCTGGCTCGCCTGGACACCGACTACCTGGACATCTACTACCTGCACCGCGAGGACCACGACACCCCACTGGAAGTCACGGTATCGGCGATGGGTGACCTGATTCGCCAGGGCAAAGTGCGCTACTGGGGCTTGTCCAACTATCGCGGCTGGCGTATCGCCGAGGTCATTCGCGTGGCCGAGCGCCTGGGCGTGGATCGGCCCATCATCAGCCAGCCGTTGTACAACATCGTCAATCGTCAGGCCGAGGTCGAGCAAATCACCGCCGCTGCCGCCTACGGCCTGGGCGTGGTGCCTTACAGCCCGTTGGCCCGTGGCGTGCTCAGCGGCAAGTACGCCCCTGACCTTACGCCAGAACCTGGAAGCCGCGCGGCACGCCAGGACAGGCGCATTCTGGAGACCGAATGGCGGGTGGAATCGCTGCGCATTGCCCAGCAGATCCAGCAATACACCCAGGGCCGTGGCGTGGGAATAGTCGAGTTCGCGATTGCCTGGGTGTTGAACAACGCGGCGGTGAGCTCAGCCATCGTTGGCCCGCGTACAGAGGCGCAATGGGATGCCTATACCGGGGCGCTGGCCGTGGAGATCACCGCCGAAGATGAGGCGTTCATCGATTCACTGGTAACGCCGGGGCATTCGTCCACGCCGGGCTTTAATGACGTAGGGCATTTCGTATCGGGTCGGATGTCGCGCTCATAG
- the rarD gene encoding EamA family transporter RarD, translated as MSKGVVLSVMASVLFAVMYYFTSLLTPLSGLEIFGWRMLLTVPCMTVFMAVSGEWRRVWELLRLLAANPRVMGGVLLSSALLGVQLWLFMWAPLNGRSLDVSVGYFLLPLTMVLTGRLVYGDQLSRLQQIAVVFAACGVLNELYQAGGFSWATLVVIIGYPVYFVVRKYLGTDHLGGLWLDMALMLPVAWWFVQSGEQGFAVLDAQPRLYALIPMLGVISASALVSYIIASRLLAFSLFGLLSYVEPVLLLAVALLLGEGIKGGQWLTYIPIWLAVMVLVYEGFKHLVRQRKG; from the coding sequence GTGTCTAAAGGTGTTGTGTTATCGGTAATGGCCTCGGTGTTGTTTGCCGTGATGTATTACTTCACGTCTCTGCTCACTCCCCTGAGTGGCCTGGAAATTTTCGGCTGGCGCATGTTGCTGACCGTGCCCTGCATGACCGTGTTCATGGCGGTCAGCGGCGAATGGCGGCGGGTGTGGGAATTGCTGCGGCTGCTGGCGGCCAATCCGCGCGTGATGGGCGGCGTGCTGCTGTCGTCTGCCTTGCTTGGCGTGCAGTTATGGCTGTTCATGTGGGCGCCGCTGAACGGGCGCAGCCTGGATGTGTCGGTGGGGTATTTCCTGTTGCCGCTGACCATGGTGCTGACCGGGCGCCTGGTCTATGGCGATCAGTTGTCGCGCTTGCAGCAGATCGCCGTGGTGTTTGCTGCGTGTGGTGTGCTCAACGAGTTGTACCAGGCCGGCGGTTTTTCCTGGGCGACACTGGTGGTGATCATCGGTTACCCGGTGTATTTCGTGGTGCGTAAATACCTGGGCACCGACCATCTGGGCGGCCTGTGGCTGGACATGGCGTTGATGTTGCCGGTGGCCTGGTGGTTTGTGCAAAGCGGCGAACAGGGCTTTGCGGTACTGGATGCACAGCCCAGACTCTACGCGTTGATCCCCATGCTGGGCGTGATCAGTGCGTCGGCGCTGGTGAGCTATATCATCGCCAGCCGGTTGCTGGCCTTCAGCCTGTTCGGGCTGCTCAGTTATGTGGAACCGGTGTTGTTGCTTGCGGTGGCGCTACTGCTGGGTGAGGGCATCAAGGGCGGGCAATGGCTGACCTATATCCCGATCTGGCTGGCGGTGATGGTGCTGGTGTATGAAGGGTTCAAGCACTTGGTGCGTCAACGCAAGGGCTGA
- the hppD gene encoding 4-hydroxyphenylpyruvate dioxygenase — MTDQYENPMGLMGFEFIEFASPTPGTLEPIFEIMGFTKVASHRSKNVHLYRQGEINLILNNEPNSLASYFAAEHGPSVCGMAFRVKNSQEAYKRALELGAQPIHIETGPMELNLPAIKGIGGAPLYLIDRFGEGSSIYDIDFVYLEGVDRNPQGAGLKVIDHLTHNVYRGRMAYWANFYEKLFNFREARYFDIKGEYTGLTSKAMSAPDGMIRIPLNEESSKGAGQIEEFLMQFNGEGIQHVAFLTDDLVKTWDALKNIGMRFMTAPPDTYYEMLEGRLPNHGEPVEQLQARGILLDGSSIAGDKRLLLQIFSETLMGPVFFEFIQRKGDDGFGEGNFKALFESIERDQVRRGVLTTD; from the coding sequence ATGACCGACCAATACGAAAACCCGATGGGCCTGATGGGCTTTGAATTCATCGAATTCGCCTCTCCGACCCCGGGCACCCTGGAGCCGATCTTCGAGATCATGGGCTTCACCAAAGTGGCCAGCCACCGTTCCAAGAACGTCCACCTGTATCGCCAGGGCGAGATCAACCTGATCCTCAACAACGAGCCCAACAGCCTTGCCTCGTATTTCGCCGCCGAACACGGACCATCGGTGTGCGGCATGGCGTTTCGCGTGAAGAACTCTCAGGAAGCCTACAAGCGCGCCCTGGAACTGGGGGCTCAGCCGATTCATATCGAAACCGGCCCGATGGAGTTGAACCTGCCGGCGATCAAGGGCATCGGCGGCGCGCCGTTGTACCTGATCGACCGTTTTGGCGAGGGCAGCTCGATCTATGACATCGACTTCGTCTACCTCGAAGGCGTAGACCGCAACCCGCAAGGCGCTGGTCTGAAGGTCATCGACCACCTGACCCACAACGTCTACCGCGGGCGCATGGCCTACTGGGCCAACTTCTACGAGAAACTGTTCAACTTCCGTGAAGCGCGTTACTTCGATATCAAGGGCGAGTACACCGGCCTGACTTCCAAGGCCATGAGCGCGCCGGATGGCATGATTCGCATCCCGTTGAACGAAGAGTCGTCCAAGGGCGCAGGCCAGATCGAAGAGTTTTTGATGCAGTTCAACGGCGAGGGCATCCAGCACGTGGCGTTCCTTACCGACGACCTGGTCAAGACCTGGGACGCGTTGAAGAATATCGGCATGCGCTTCATGACCGCGCCGCCCGACACCTACTACGAAATGCTCGAAGGTCGCCTGCCGAATCACGGCGAACCGGTGGAGCAACTGCAGGCACGCGGCATCTTGCTCGATGGCTCCTCGATCGCGGGCGACAAGCGTCTGCTGCTGCAGATTTTCTCGGAAACCCTGATGGGCCCGGTGTTTTTCGAATTCATTCAGCGTAAAGGCGACGATGGGTTCGGCGAGGGCAACTTCAAGGCGTTGTTCGAGTCGATCGAGCGCGACCAGGTGCGTCGCGGTGTATTGACCACTGACTAA
- a CDS encoding LysR family transcriptional regulator, translating into MTLTQLEIFSLVAELQGFTSAAHRLGISQSAVSHAIKALEQELGVELFRRHQTLVEPSDIGVQLLGRARAMLGLASTLQQEAADARGMKRGTLRIGSFGPTASIRLLPNILNHFRQAYPGIEIHVDEGPDRQVMQWLDERRVDVGFVVLEQERFDTVALLEDQLVVLLPAGHPLTAQAALPLQALCDAPFILTEAGSSELVTRLFSQAQLQPKVRYRCAQLLSTLEAVSRGDGLSIVAQASLPAAADSRYVVRPLAPRVPRQIGLAVLDRRHCSPATLAFIAVAQKLYPAAP; encoded by the coding sequence ATGACCCTGACCCAGCTGGAGATCTTTTCCCTGGTGGCTGAACTGCAAGGCTTTACCAGCGCCGCTCACCGCCTGGGTATCAGCCAGTCGGCGGTGTCCCATGCGATCAAGGCACTGGAACAGGAGTTGGGCGTGGAGCTGTTTCGACGCCACCAGACGCTGGTTGAACCGAGCGACATCGGCGTGCAATTGCTCGGACGTGCCCGCGCCATGTTGGGCCTGGCCAGTACGCTGCAGCAGGAAGCCGCCGACGCCCGCGGCATGAAGCGCGGCACGCTGCGCATAGGCTCATTCGGGCCCACTGCATCGATCCGCTTGCTGCCCAACATCCTCAACCATTTCCGGCAGGCTTATCCCGGCATAGAGATACACGTCGACGAAGGCCCTGACCGGCAGGTCATGCAGTGGCTGGATGAGCGGCGCGTGGATGTCGGCTTTGTCGTGCTGGAGCAGGAGCGCTTCGACACGGTGGCGCTGCTGGAGGATCAGCTGGTGGTGCTGCTACCGGCCGGGCATCCGTTAACCGCGCAGGCTGCGCTGCCTCTGCAAGCGTTGTGTGATGCGCCGTTTATCTTGACTGAAGCCGGGTCATCGGAACTGGTCACACGCCTGTTCAGCCAGGCGCAATTACAGCCCAAGGTGCGTTACCGCTGCGCACAGCTGCTTAGCACGCTGGAAGCGGTCAGCCGTGGCGACGGGCTGAGTATCGTCGCGCAGGCCTCGCTGCCGGCAGCCGCCGATTCGCGTTATGTGGTGCGGCCGCTGGCGCCTCGGGTACCGCGTCAGATCGGCCTGGCCGTGCTCGACCGCCGCCATTGCTCACCGGCGACACTGGCATTTATTGCCGTGGCGCAAAAGCTGTATCCGGCCGCGCCTTGA